Proteins co-encoded in one Lineus longissimus chromosome 11, tnLinLong1.2, whole genome shotgun sequence genomic window:
- the LOC135495708 gene encoding cysteine-rich venom protein VAR11-like, producing the protein MMADAINSMRATFLFSALIFAVGFCNGQFNDAQKKEMLDKHNEGRRQQYASDMNELSWDEALETEGQRLANTCNYELGPEPVEGITNVGQLKYWETGASNPVKAFDAWYGQHQSYDTATHSCRPGASCGSFRMVVKNDLTKLGCGVKVCNSFMSSHGNNAEKVTHLYVVCLYDNAPWTGPVFTAGKPCTRCPSGKHWCSNNLCQPSCTTASDKCQCYAKYAETCLNCGTSNEDDCTCKCADGFHGAHCTDKCKDLPVGSNFYTSCSADVKDDPEYFCTDLGAACCRYIRDRTCKATCSPFTKLCTPLTADLEKAATTGCTQNKPVAPAGR; encoded by the exons ATGATGGCAGATGCAATAAACAGCATGAGAGCAACCTTCTTGTTTTCGGCGTTGATTTTTGCTGTAGGGTTTTGCAATGGCCAATTTAACGATGCCCAGAAGAAGGAAATGCTGGACAAACACAATGAGGGGAGGAGACAGCAGTATGCTAGTGACATGAACGAACTG TCCTGGGATGAAGCACTTGAAACTGAAGGCCAGAGATTGGCGAACACCTGCAACTATGAGCTGGGGCCAGAGCCAGTCGAAGGCATCACCAATGTGGGGCAGCTAAAATACTGGGAAACTGGAGCCAGCAACCCAGTCAAAGCATTTGACGCTTGGTATGGTCAACACCAGTCATATGACACGGCGACGCACTCATGCAGGCCTGGTGCAAGCTGCGGTAGCTTCAGAATG GTTGTGAAGAATGACCTAACAAAACTAGGCTGCGGTGTAAAGGTTTGCAACAGTTTCATGTCGTCACATGGAAATAATGCTGAGAAGGTTACACACCTGTACGTCGTATGCCTCTATGATAA cgcTCCTTGGACCGGTCCGGTCTTCACCGCTGGAAAACCTTGTACGAGATGTCCATCGGGGAAACATTGGTGCAGCAACAACTTGTGCC AACCCTCATGCACTACTGCAAGTGATAAATGCC AATGTTATGCGAAGTACGCAGAGACTTGTCTGAACTGCGGCACCTCAAATGAGGACGACTGCACTTGTAAGTGTGCGGATGGTTTTCATGGGGCCCACTGCACTG ACAAGTGTAAAGATCTACCTGTGGGGTCGAACTTCTATACATCATGCTCTGCAGATGTCAAAGATGACCCCGAATATTTCTGCACAGATCTAGGAGCGGCATGTTGCCGCTACATCAGAGACAGGACGTGCAAGGCGACGTGCTCACCCTTCACGAAGTTGTGCA CTCCGCTGACGGCAGATTTGGAAAAGGCGGCGACTACAGGTTGCACTCAAAACAAACCAGTGGCGCCGGCAGGTCGCTAG